CGACGAGTTCACCAAGCACATCCCGATCGGGACGACGGGCGGGGGATCCGCATGACCGACGCAGCCGCCCTCCCGGGTCAGCCGCGAGGCGGGGTCCTCTCCGGCCGGGCCACCGCGCGCGCGGTCAACGTCCTCGCGCCGAACGCCTCCGCGATGACCCTGGACGGCACGAACACGTGGATCGTCTCCGAGCCCGACTCCGAGCTGGCGGTCGTGATCGACCCCGGCCCGCTGGACGACGGCCATCTCCGCGCGGTCGTCGACACCGCCGAGCAGGCCGGCAAACGCGTTGCCCTGACCCTGCTGACCCACGGCCACCCCGACCACGCCGAGGGCGCCGCCCGCTTCGCCGCGCTGACCGGCACGAAGGTGCGGGCCCTGGACCCGGCGCTGCGGCTGGGCGAGGAGGGCCTGGGCGCCGGGGACGTGATCACCGTGGGCGGCCTGGAGCTGCGGGTCGTCGTGACGCCCGGCCACACCGCCGACTCGCTCTGCTTCCACCTCCCGGCCGACCGGGCCGTCCTGACCGGCGACACGATCCTGGGACGCGGCACGACCGTCGTCGCGCATCCGGACGGCCGCCTGGGCGACTATCTGGACTCCCTGCGGCGGCTGAGGTCCCTCACGGTCGACGACGGCGTCCACACGGTCCTCCCGGGCCACGGACCCGTCCTGGAGGACGCCCAGGGCGCCGTCGAGTTCTACCTCGCCCACCGCGCCCACCGCCTCGCCCAGGTCGAGACGGCCGTCGAGGGCGGCTTGCGTACCCCCACCGAGGTCGTCGCCCACGTCTACGCCGACGTCGACCGCTCCCTGTGGCCGGCGGCGGAACTGTCGGTACGGGCCCAACTGGAGTACCTGACGGAGCACGGGCTCATCTAGGCGTCCTCGGGCCTGGGGGCCTTCACGCCGTGCACGCGCGCGTACTCCTGCGCGAGCCAGGGGCCGAGATCGTCGACGTAGGACGTGAGGACCGCGCGGTCGCCGGTCGGCTCGTACCCGAGGACGGCCGCCGCACGAAGCTGCTCCGCGCGTTGCGGGTAGTACGCGCCGAACGCCTCTGCCATCTCGTGCAGGTCGCTCGTCCAGCCGTTCCAGCGGGGCATGACGAGGGTGAACGCGGTGCGTACGAGGTGCCGGGACATGAACCGGATGAGCGGCCGCCGGGCGTCGTCCGAGTCGCCCGCCGCCGCGATCCGCTCGCGCCAGCGCGGCAGGAACAGGGCGAGGTCCCCGTTGGTCTCGCGCGCGAGCAGCGAGTCGGGACGGTAGCGGGGGAGGTGCTCGGCGAGGTCCTCCCCGAGCAGGGGCGTGCACAGGCAGGCCACGAACCACCCCAGATCGTGCCGCTCCAGCTCGCTCAGGACGCGCGCGTGGCTGACGAGAAGCGTCCCACCGCCGTCGATCTGCGGGAACTCCTCGTCGAGGGCTTCGTCGAGCGCCCGGCCGTCGGATCGGTCCGCGTCGGTCGGCTCCGCGCGCAGGACGACCAGGAGGTCCAGGTCGCTGCGGCCCACGCGCGCGGTGCCGCGCGGGATCGACCCGTAGAGGTACGCGCTGTGGAGCCGGGCGCCGAAGGCCTCCGGGATCCGCTCCCGAGCCGCCACGACGACGGGCCGGAACGCGTGCGGCACGCGCGCGAGGGAGCCTTCGCGGACGATGTGGCCCTGCGGGTCGAGACCCCGGTGGCGAACAGTTTCGGTCGGCATCCAGCCAGTCCGGCGTCTGAGGACGTGGCCCTTTAAGGGCCGAAGCGGGGGCCTGGGGGCGGCAGCCCCCAGTGACGGTCACACCGACCGACCCCACCCCTCACCGCTCACACAGCGGCTAGCGCGACCGCTTGGCCAGTCGCTCCACGTCCAGCAGGATGACCGCCCGCGCCTCCAGGCGGAGCCACCCGCGCTGGGCGAAGTCCGCCAGCGCCTTGTTCACGGTCTCGCGCGACGCGCCGACGAGCTGGGCCAGCTCCTCCTGCGTCAGGTCGTGGACGACGTGGATGCCCTCCTCGGACTGCACGCCGAAGCGGCGCGACAGGTCCAGCAGGGCGCGGGCCACGCGTCCCGGGACGTCCGAGAAGACCAGGTCGGACATGGCGTCGTTGGTCTTGCGCAGGCGCCGGGCGACGGCGCGCAGCAGCGCGGTGGCCACCTCGGGGCGGGCGTTCAGCCAGGGCTGGAGGTCGCCGTGGCCGAGGCCGAGGAGCTTGACCTCGGTGAGGGCGGTCGCCGTCGCCGTACGCGGGCCCGGGTCGAAGAGCGACAGCTCGCCGATCAGCTCGCTGGGACCCACCACGGCCAGCATGTTCTCCCGGCCGTCCGGGGACGTGCGGTGGAGCTTGACCTTGCCCTCGGTGACGACGTAGAGCCGGTCGCCCGGGTCGCCCTCGTGGAACAGGGAGTCGCCACGGGCCAGGGTCACCTCGCTCATGGAGGCGCGCAGTTCTGCGGCCTGCTCGTCGTCGAGTGCCGCGAAGAGCGGGTTGCGCCGCAGGACGTCGTCCACGAGTTCTCTCCTTGTCGACCTGCTCAGGGGATCTTGCTCCCCCGCTTACCAGGGGACCGTGTTCCCCATTTTGCCGGACGGTCCAAACAGTGTGATCTGTCACAAGGATGCCGCACACGTGTCCTGAGGTAAGCGGCAGGGGTCCAATTGGGGGCTGATCTTCAGGGTCCGGGGCGGATGTCAGTGTCGGGCTTTAGGCTGGCCGGGTGTCCAAATCGCCGGTGAGAGCACAGGCCTAGGGGGCTGGGCGGGTGGTTGTACGTCACGTTTCCGCTGTGGGCGAACAGGACTCCGGTGGTGGTAGGAAAACGGCAAAGGTGACAAAAGAGATGCCTGCGAAGAAAGCGGCCGAGGCGGGGAAGGCAGCCGGCGCCGGGAAGACGGCCGCCGTCAACAAGACTGCGGCCAACAAGGCTGCGGCCAAGAAGACGGCGACCGATAAGACTGCGGCCGAGAAGGCGACAGCGGCCGGCAAGACCGAGTCCCGCACCGCCCTCGTCCGCCGCGCCCGTCGCATCAACCGTGAGCTCGCCGAGGTCTACCCCTACGCCCACCCCGAGCTGGACTTCGTGAACCCCTTCCAACTGGTGGTCGCCACGGTCCTGTCCGCCCAGACCACCGACCTCCGGGTGAACCAGACGACCCCCGGCCTCTTCGCCAAGTACCCCACCCCCGAGGACCTGGCCGCCGCCAACCCGGAGGAGGTCGAGGAGATCCTCCGCCCCACGGGCTTCTTCCGGGCCAAGACGAGGTCGGTGATAGGCCTCTCCAAGGCGCTGGTGGAGCAGTTCGGCGGCGAGGTCCCCGGACGGCTCGAGGACCTGGTCAAGCTGCCCGGCGTCGGCCGCAAGACGGCCTTCGTGGTGTTGGGGAACGCGTTCGGCCGGCCAGGGATCACCGTGGACACGCACTTCCAGCGGCTCGTACGGCGCTGGCGGTGGACCGAGGCGACCGAGCCCGACAGGATCGAGGCCGCGATCGGCGCGCTCTTCCCCAAGAGCGAGTGGACGATGCTCTCGCACCACGTGATCTTCCACGGCCGCCGCATCTGCCACGCCCGCAAGCCCGCCTGCGGCGCCTGCCCCATCGCCCCGCTCTGCCCGGCGTACGGCGAGGGCGAGACGGACCCGGAGAAGGCGAAGAAGCTCCTGAAGTACGAGAAGGGCGGCTTCCCGGGCCAGCGCCTGAACCCGCCCCAGTCCTACCTGGACGCGGGCGGCAGGCCGGCCCCGCCGCTGGGGGCCGGATGACGGAAGGGCCGACGGCGACAGGCCGGCCCACGCAACGACCCACAGAGCGATCCCCGGAACGAACCACAGAACGAACCCCGGAACGATCTGTCGGTGCTCGGGCGTTGGACTTGGCAGAACGGGGGGCGGTGGGGCGATGACGCGCGCGAGCAATACCCAGAGCGACAGGCAGGGCCATACCCAGGGCGGTACGCACGGCGATGTCCAGGGCGGTCCGGTGACGCTCAGCAAGGAGGGCCTGCCCGCCTGGCTGGACCCGGTGGCGCACGCGGCGGGGACGGTCCAGCCGCGCCAGCTCAGCAACTTCCTGCCCCCGGAGAACGGCACGGGCCGCCAGTCGGCCGTCCTGATCCTGTTCGGCGCCGGCGAGCACGGCCCCGAGCTGCTGCTCATGGAACGCGCCAGCTCCCTGCGCTCCCACGCGGGCCAGCCCTCCTTCCCGGGCGGCGCCCTCGACCCGGCGGACGGCGACCCGCACGGTGACGGGCCGCTGCGGGCCGCGCTGCGCGAGGCCGAGGAGGAGACCGGCCTCGATCCGACCGGCGTCCAGCTCTTCGGCGTCCTGCCCAAGCTGTACATCCCGGTCAGCGGCTTCGTCGTCACCCCCGTCCTGGGCTGGTGGCGCGAGCCGAGCCCGGTGGGCGTCGTCGATCCCGGCGAGACGGCCCGCGTCTTCACGGTCCCCGTGGCGGATCTCACAAATCCGGACAACCGGGCCACGGCCCTGCACCCCAGCGGCTACCGAGGCCCGGCATTCCTGGTCGAATCCGCCCTTGTGTGGGGGTTCACGGCCGGCGTCATCGACCGCCTGCTGCACTTCGCGGGCTGGGAGCACCCCTGGGACCGCGAGAAGCAGGTCCCGCTCGACTGGCGGTCATGACAGGGTGTCGTTCGTGAATGTGCTGGACATCTTGTTGCTGGTCGCGGCCGTCTGGTTCGCGGTCGTCGGCTACCGCCAGGGCTTCGTCGTCGGCATCCTGTCGGTGATCGGCTTCCTGGGCGGCGGTCTCGTCGCCGTCTACCTGCTGCCCGTGATCTGGGACGCCCTGACCGAGAACTCCGAGGTGAGTACCACGGCCGCCGTCGTCGCGGTCATCGTCGTGATCGTCTGCGCCTCGATCGGCCAGGCCCTCACCACGCACCTCGGCAACAAGCTGCGCCGGTACATCACCTGGTCCCCGGCCCGCGCGCTGGACGCGACGGGCGGCGCGCTGGTCAACGTCGTGGCGATGCTGCTGGTGGCGTGGCTGATCGGGTCCGCGCTCGCCGGCACCACCCTGCCGACCCTCGGCAAGGAGGTCCGTAGCTCCACGGTGCTGCACGGGGTGTCCGAGGCGCTGCCCGACCAGGCCGACACCTGGTTCGCCGACTTCTCCTCCGTCCTCGCGCAGAACGGCTTCCCGCAGGTCTTCAGCCCGTTCTCCAACGAGCCGATCACCGACGTCCAGCCGCCCGACCCGGCCCTCGCGGGCAGCGTGGTGGCCAAGCGCGCACAGCGCTCCATCGTCAAGGTCATGGGCACCGCCGAGAGTTGTGGCAAGGTCCTGGAGGGCACCGGCTTCGTCTTCGGCGAGCGCCGCGTCATGACCAACGCGCACGTCGTGGGCGGCGTCGACGAACCCACCGTCCAGATAGGCGGCGAGGGCCGCAAGTACGACGCCACGGTCGTCCTGTACGACTGGAAGCGCGACATCGCGGTCCTGGACGTACCGGATCTCGACGCGCCCGCCCTGCAGTTCACCACCGACGACGCGAAGAGCGGCGACGACGCGATCGTCGCCGGGTTCCCGGAGAACGGGGCGTACGACGTCCGTCCCGCGCGCGTACGCGGCCGCATCACCGCCAACGGCCCGGACATCTACCACCGCACGACCGTCCGCCGTGACGTGTACTCGCTGTACGCGACCGTCCGTCAGGGCAACTCCGGAGGCCCGCTGCTCACCACCGACGGCAAGGTGTACGGCGTGGTCTTCGCGAAGTCCCTCGACGACGCCGACACCGGCTACGCCCTCACCGCGGACGAGATCCAGCAGGACATCACCGCGGGGCGTACGGCAGGCCAGCAGGTGGACAGCGACAGCTGCGCCCTCTAGGACGACCTGGGAACCTCGGACAGGACGGGCCCTGGCCCCCTAGGGGGACTCAGGGCGTCAGCCTTGTATGTGTGCGGGCGTCAGCCTCGCGGGTGACGCAAGCGGACCGAGACCCAGCGGGCCCGGCGTCGCAGGATGCGCGGAATGCCCACCCGGAGGTCGGAATCCGGCAGTTGCGGGTCGGCACCTCGTTGGTGCGGGCTCAGGCCACTGGCCGAGCGTCGGTTGCGCGGTGCGTCACTGTAGTCGTGCGTCCAGCCCATACCCCGACGTCTGCCCCTGCCCGAAGGTCGATAACCGCCCTCCGGCCCGCCAATTGGCCTATGCGTCGGGCATTTGGCTGTTCGTAGTACCGGTGTTCAGATCCGGACACCGGACGCGATGATTCTGTCACCGATCGGGTTCGGGATCCTTCAGCCAATTGACCAGTTCGGTGGAGAAAGCGACCGGATCCTCTTCGTGCGGGAAGTGGCCGAGGCCGTCGAACAGCCGCCAGCGGTACGGCGCTTCGACGTACTCGCCGGACCCGGCCGCGCTGCGGGTGCGCAGCACCGGATCGAGCGAGCCGTGCAAGTGCAGCGTGGGCACGCGCACGGGCCGCTTCATGCGCCGGTAGAACTGGATGCCGTCCGGACGGGCCATCGAGCGCACCAGCCAGCGGTACGGCTCCACGGCGCAGTGCGCGGTGGACGGGATGCACATCGCGCGCCGGTACGTCTCCACCGCCTCGTCCTCCGGCAGCAGCGGCCCGGACCAGTCCCGGATCAGCCGGCCCACCAGTTCGCCGTCGTCGGCGGTGAGCTGCCGCTCGGGGATCCACGGCCGCTGGAACCCCCAGATGTGGGAACTCGCCGTCGTCTGCCGGACGTCGGCGAGCATCGCCGAGCGCCAGCGCCGCGGATGCGGCATCGAGGCGACGACGAGCCGCCGCACGAGCTTGGGGCGCATCACGGCCGCCGTCCACGCCAGATAGCCGCCCAGGTCATGGCCGACCAGCGCGGCGTCCGGCTCGCCGAGGGAGCGGATCACGCCGGTGATGTCGAGGGCGAGGTTGGCCGGGTCGTAGCCGCGGGGCGTACGGTCGCTGCCGCCCACGCCCCGCAGGTCCATCGCGACGGCCCGGAAGCCCGCGTCGGCCAGCGCGACCAACTGGTGCCGCCAGGTCCACCAGAACTGCGGGAACCCGTGGACGAGCATGACGAGCGGGCCGTCGCCCATCTCGGCGATGTGGAACCGCGCGCCGTTCGCGGCGACCTCGCGGTGGGTGACCCGCACACCGCAGACGGCGTCCGGCCGTACGACCGAAGCGGGCTGGGCCGGAGGAATCGCGGGGTCCGTCATGACGACGAGCGTCCCACAGCCTCGAGGGCCTCCGGGACCCGATCCTGCGGGAGCTCGGGCCGCGGGTGCGGCTTGGCGTTCTGCAGGACGCCCGCCGTCTCCTTCACGGACGCGGCGACCTTCTGCGGGCCCTGGCTCTTCTTGGCCTTCTTCGCGAAGACCACGCCGATCAGCACGAGGACGAGCGCGAGGAGCACGTTCGCCGCGAACGACAGCAGGAAGCAGATCGCGAGGTTCCAGTGGCTCCAGGTCCGGATGCCGTACGCCAGCGCGAAGTTCAGCATCGGCAGGGAGAACACCAGGACCGCGCCGGCCACCGAGAACGCCCCGCCGCTCAGCAGGCCCCGCTTGACGTCCTGCTTCAGCTGCGCCTTCGCCAGCGCGATCTCGTCGTGCACCAGCGCCGACAATTCGGTCGTCGCCGAGGCGAACAGCTGGCCGATGCTGCGTTCGGCGCCGACCGGGCTGCCGTCGGGTGCGCTCATCGCGTTCTCCCTCTCCTGCTGCTGTCTGTGTCGCCGTTGCCGTACGTGCCGCCGTGTGTTTCCGGCTGCTGTGCTGCTTCTGGCTTCTTTTGTACCGTCCCGTCAGATCATGCCGGACGGTCGCCCTTCTCGCCCGCCCCGCCCGGCACTTCGGCAAGCCCGTGGCGCGGGCCGGTCTCGTCCTGGGCGGTCTGCCGGGCGATCTCCTCGGCGATCCGGCGGTGCTCGGCGGCCTTGCGGTCGAGGATCTCCGCCATGCGCAGGTGGTACGCCGGGTCGTCCTGCTCGTAGACGTCCGGGACGCCGTCGAGGTCGTCGTCGCGCTCCTCGGCCTCCCACATCCGGCGGTACCGGGCGTTGCGCAGCTTCAGCAGGACGGTCGCCAGGGTCGCCGCGATCAGCGAGCCCAGCAGGACGGCGGCCTTGACCTCGTCGGTGAGGGCGGCGTCGCCGTCGAAGGCGAGTTCCCCGATCAGCAGCGAGACGGTGAAGCCGATGCCGGCGAGGGACGCGACGGCGAAGACGTCCGCCCAGGCGAGGTCCTCGCTGAGCGAGGCCCGGGTGAAGCGGACGGTCAGCCAGGTCCCGCCGAAGATGCCGATCGTCTTGCCGACGACGAGACCGAGCACGACGCCCAGCGTCTCCGGCCGGGCGAACACGTCCC
The Streptomyces sp. NBC_01485 genome window above contains:
- a CDS encoding phage holin family protein, which encodes MSAPDGSPVGAERSIGQLFASATTELSALVHDEIALAKAQLKQDVKRGLLSGGAFSVAGAVLVFSLPMLNFALAYGIRTWSHWNLAICFLLSFAANVLLALVLVLIGVVFAKKAKKSQGPQKVAASVKETAGVLQNAKPHPRPELPQDRVPEALEAVGRSSS
- a CDS encoding MBL fold metallo-hydrolase, producing MTDAAALPGQPRGGVLSGRATARAVNVLAPNASAMTLDGTNTWIVSEPDSELAVVIDPGPLDDGHLRAVVDTAEQAGKRVALTLLTHGHPDHAEGAARFAALTGTKVRALDPALRLGEEGLGAGDVITVGGLELRVVVTPGHTADSLCFHLPADRAVLTGDTILGRGTTVVAHPDGRLGDYLDSLRRLRSLTVDDGVHTVLPGHGPVLEDAQGAVEFYLAHRAHRLAQVETAVEGGLRTPTEVVAHVYADVDRSLWPAAELSVRAQLEYLTEHGLI
- a CDS encoding MarP family serine protease; amino-acid sequence: MNVLDILLLVAAVWFAVVGYRQGFVVGILSVIGFLGGGLVAVYLLPVIWDALTENSEVSTTAAVVAVIVVIVCASIGQALTTHLGNKLRRYITWSPARALDATGGALVNVVAMLLVAWLIGSALAGTTLPTLGKEVRSSTVLHGVSEALPDQADTWFADFSSVLAQNGFPQVFSPFSNEPITDVQPPDPALAGSVVAKRAQRSIVKVMGTAESCGKVLEGTGFVFGERRVMTNAHVVGGVDEPTVQIGGEGRKYDATVVLYDWKRDIAVLDVPDLDAPALQFTTDDAKSGDDAIVAGFPENGAYDVRPARVRGRITANGPDIYHRTTVRRDVYSLYATVRQGNSGGPLLTTDGKVYGVVFAKSLDDADTGYALTADEIQQDITAGRTAGQQVDSDSCAL
- a CDS encoding nucleotidyltransferase domain-containing protein, which codes for MPTETVRHRGLDPQGHIVREGSLARVPHAFRPVVVAARERIPEAFGARLHSAYLYGSIPRGTARVGRSDLDLLVVLRAEPTDADRSDGRALDEALDEEFPQIDGGGTLLVSHARVLSELERHDLGWFVACLCTPLLGEDLAEHLPRYRPDSLLARETNGDLALFLPRWRERIAAAGDSDDARRPLIRFMSRHLVRTAFTLVMPRWNGWTSDLHEMAEAFGAYYPQRAEQLRAAAVLGYEPTGDRAVLTSYVDDLGPWLAQEYARVHGVKAPRPEDA
- a CDS encoding Crp/Fnr family transcriptional regulator, which gives rise to MDDVLRRNPLFAALDDEQAAELRASMSEVTLARGDSLFHEGDPGDRLYVVTEGKVKLHRTSPDGRENMLAVVGPSELIGELSLFDPGPRTATATALTEVKLLGLGHGDLQPWLNARPEVATALLRAVARRLRKTNDAMSDLVFSDVPGRVARALLDLSRRFGVQSEEGIHVVHDLTQEELAQLVGASRETVNKALADFAQRGWLRLEARAVILLDVERLAKRSR
- a CDS encoding alpha/beta fold hydrolase, whose protein sequence is MTDPAIPPAQPASVVRPDAVCGVRVTHREVAANGARFHIAEMGDGPLVMLVHGFPQFWWTWRHQLVALADAGFRAVAMDLRGVGGSDRTPRGYDPANLALDITGVIRSLGEPDAALVGHDLGGYLAWTAAVMRPKLVRRLVVASMPHPRRWRSAMLADVRQTTASSHIWGFQRPWIPERQLTADDGELVGRLIRDWSGPLLPEDEAVETYRRAMCIPSTAHCAVEPYRWLVRSMARPDGIQFYRRMKRPVRVPTLHLHGSLDPVLRTRSAAGSGEYVEAPYRWRLFDGLGHFPHEEDPVAFSTELVNWLKDPEPDR
- a CDS encoding NUDIX hydrolase, with product MTRASNTQSDRQGHTQGGTHGDVQGGPVTLSKEGLPAWLDPVAHAAGTVQPRQLSNFLPPENGTGRQSAVLILFGAGEHGPELLLMERASSLRSHAGQPSFPGGALDPADGDPHGDGPLRAALREAEEETGLDPTGVQLFGVLPKLYIPVSGFVVTPVLGWWREPSPVGVVDPGETARVFTVPVADLTNPDNRATALHPSGYRGPAFLVESALVWGFTAGVIDRLLHFAGWEHPWDREKQVPLDWRS
- the nth gene encoding endonuclease III, producing the protein MPAKKAAEAGKAAGAGKTAAVNKTAANKAAAKKTATDKTAAEKATAAGKTESRTALVRRARRINRELAEVYPYAHPELDFVNPFQLVVATVLSAQTTDLRVNQTTPGLFAKYPTPEDLAAANPEEVEEILRPTGFFRAKTRSVIGLSKALVEQFGGEVPGRLEDLVKLPGVGRKTAFVVLGNAFGRPGITVDTHFQRLVRRWRWTEATEPDRIEAAIGALFPKSEWTMLSHHVIFHGRRICHARKPACGACPIAPLCPAYGEGETDPEKAKKLLKYEKGGFPGQRLNPPQSYLDAGGRPAPPLGAG